Below is a genomic region from Gadus morhua chromosome 4, gadMor3.0, whole genome shotgun sequence.
ATGCATGAGGCGTCTGTGAGCAAGACTAGGCCATTGATAACTTGACGAGTTTAACGATATTGAACCCACTATTCACTCTGGTACATTTATTAGTttgtgtcaggatggccgatcggtctatggtgctgcaatcaggtcgctgtctcgtctggaagagtgggtttgagtcccacttctgaagggagttttgaggtcaccttacgaaaagtgaaatcactgtcgtcaagaactatttatttcagacgATCTGTTTAGTTAGGTTCGCCCGCTCAGTTTGATGTTCGGTGAGAGGTGACCATTCGCACACTGTGTTTAAGTTGCGTTTTaagaattcataataattatacactgcattggccgggaatcgaacccgggcctccCGCGAAATCACTGTCGTcaagaactatttatttcagacgATCTGTTAAGTTAGGTTCGCCCGCTCAGTTTGATGTTCGGTGAGAGGTGACCATTCGCACACTGTGTTTAAGTTGCGTTTTAGGAATTCATAATAATTGTAcactgcattggccgggaatcgaacccgggcctctCGCGTGGAAGGCGAGAATTCTACCACTGAACCACCAATGCTCACATTTTGTCACACTTTGGCTCAAAAATCCTCTCGAGACACATTTCCACCTGCAGGACTCAAAGTGCTTGCTCACATTAAGAAATACTAGAACGCCACAGCCCCTCATTAGTACAGTGGTCAGTATCCATTGGTCATGCATGAAACCAGGAATGTGAAGATTCTTGGTTTCGCTCAGTCTGAACgaaaagagccaatttgttttgGTCACACAAATGACCCAGCCTTATACCTTTGCCTGCAATCAGCCAGAGATTCAGCAGCAGGTGCACTACAATGCAGCCCAGATACTTTCCGATGTTGCAGACCAGGGCTTCATGCATGACAGGTAATTCTACCAATGAAACACCAACGCTTGTTAGCTCAAGAATTTGTGCCCCCAGAAATGAATTGGTCAGACTCACGTTTCCACCTGTAGACATCAAAGTTCTTGGACGTGTTGAGGAACACATAATCACAGAGTTCCTCGTtagtatagtggtcagtatCCCCGCCTGTCACGCGGGGGCCAGCCGCGTATAGGCATAGAACGCTGACTAGCCAAtcagaagagagacagaaaatgcGTGCGTACATAAAAAAGCTCCGCTTCGAATCCCGGTTGAGGTGAAAATGGGAATGTTATTTTTACCTTTTTACCTTTATCTAGAGCTGTTTTTttacccaaaaaaaacatttaacttGAACCAGGAGGCCTGTAAGTGCTTATATCAATCTGTGTACACTTGTTGCCAGCCCCGTATAGAACGCTGACTAGCCAatcagaagagagaaagaaaatgtgTGCGTATATAAAAAAGCTCTGGTTCGAATCCCGGTTGAAATAAttgaataattaatataattaacTAATAAATACACCAAGAGTCAAGTTTCAAGGGTTGTATTAAACttgttttatttcaaaataagcACATagcacatatcacacacacacacacacacacacacacacacacacacacacacacacacacacacacacacacacacacacacacaagtaaacagCGTAATTTAAATAGCTaagataaaatgaaataaatgattaaCAAAAATGACAGAAATTAACTAAGTAAATTAAGGTAGACCTTTAAAGTAGTGCATTTCCAGCATCTGATCAGAAAATACCCagaaccaaataaaaaaataaataaaagattaaCCAAATTGAATAACTAAAAGTGTTCCAAACGGGCCGATCACCTTCCCTTTTCTGCCACCCACCTCTTCTTTTCAGTCTCATAAAAGGGAGACTGACAGAACTCCTCCCAAGACATCTCCGAAGTCATCCCCTCTGACTGATACAGGTGAAAAACTTTTGAAGGACAGTACACGTATTTCCCGGTCACACCAGGGAACCCAGTGTGTGTATGCCGACCGCCTGGGCCTTGTTTTATAGGTTTGTGGCAGAACCTAGACAGGCGACCAGTGGGAAGCTGCTCCATGGCCTTTCTCTTTCCCCGCTCTTCTGTTACCTGCCTGGACTCAGCAGACCGCTGCTTTGCTGCCTCCAGCTCTCTCTTGAAAAAAGGTGTGGCAGCAAAGTCAAGAAATTCCATGCGGGGATCAGTAAGGCCTTCTGCTACATAGGTCCGATGCATCTTTGTAGAGCAGTAAAAGTACTTAACCTTTCCTGCCTGGTAAAAGAAGTGAATGGAGGAGCCATCGCCAAGGTAACGGGACTTAGGCTGGCCACATGCAAGACAGTTCCTAATTTTTTTTGGCAcaggctgctgttgttgttgctgctgctgctgctgctgcttttgcACAAGCTCTTTGACCAGGTTTTCAATTTCAGCCTTTGTGAGAGAGGGCTCTTGCGACTTACTGCTGGGCGGATTCACAGGTGCAGGTGGGAGGGTTACCACCGGGACGCAAACAGTTTCACTACCCTCTGTGAGATGATGCCACAGCTCTTGTGTCTCAAGGAGTTTCTCTGGACTGGTATTCAGACACGAACTTCTGTTCATCAGTTTGGCCTGGTGTTTCACATACCGTGAGATGTGCTGTTTGGTGGTCGGATGTAACAAGTTGTTCGGATCTCTGGAGGCAGCAAGCACAAGGGCAGCATACTCTGCATCCACCTTGGTGAGGAGGTCTTTCTGGCCATGGTGCTTTGCCAGAAGGCCATCGATGGCATCCCTCATTGGCTGTGTCCACCGGGAATGGTCCAGGACAAAAAGTAGGCCGCCTGCCTTGACTGGACCTGTGCGTGCAGCACGTGGAGAGGCAGACATGGGCATCGGTGGCGtcactgggactgggactgggactgagagagagagagagagagagagagagagagagagagagagagagagagagagagagagagagagagagagagagagagagagtgagtcattTCCATTTTACCAAGTTGACTgtacatcaaataaataaagcatTTGTAAGGGGGGAAAGAATTCAATTGAATTACATAGAACTGTGCGTGCAGCACGTAGAGAGGCAGACATGGGCATCGGTGGCGTCACTGGGACTGGGAgaactgaaagagagagatagatagtgaGAGTGTCATTTCCATTTTACCAAGTTTACTgtacatcaaataaataaagtatttttaAGGGGAAATAATTCAATGGAATTACCTTGAACTTTGAATGGCTGTGAGGGTTGGGCCACTGCATGTGAGCCAAGGAAAGCCACACCAAAGAGGTCATCCTGAAACATAGGGTAATCAACAATTTACATTAGTCAAAATAATATACACATTATTACTTCCTCCCTCGTCTCCTCAGATGGGTCTTCAGTGAATGTCTCACTGAGAAGAGACGGTTCTGAGGagtggtgctctctctctcctgcaacaGGAACCTTCTGGGTCTTGTGCTTGCTGCAGTCCAGCGGGACAGGACGACAGCCAGGTTCTAGATACTGGAGTCCAAACCTTTCtcctgtgtcagtgtgtgaaaCACGCAAGGCAGGGTACTTGGCATGACCTGTCAGCACTTCAGAGAGCTTATTCAGCTCCATCATCAGTACTGGATCAAAGACTGCAGGCAGCTTCACATCAGGCAACTTCAGGTCCACAAGGCGCTTGAAATTCCACCGAGCCACACCAATCATGCCCTGAGCTTGGAAGAGTTCTGTGGAGACCTTGTTACCCGTCACCCATTTTGCTTGATGGAAATGGAACCCCTCCTGCTGTGATGTACCTCTCACAGGGATCCACAGGGGCACAGTAGCTCCCTCTCCCTTGACATGGTTGAGCTGCACTGTTCCGCCATATCTGTAAAGGATTCCCTCTGCAACCTCTGGGTCACTCAAGCAGCCTCTGTGTATGTGAAAACGCTGAATCCTCCACACCGTCAACATTGACGGCTTAAACAGCGGGATACCATCGGGATCAGACTCCAAATGGAATCGCTGCAAAACGCGCTCAACCCTCTCCAGCAGCTCTTGGGGACCAGGTATCCTGGTGCGACAATGCTCTTTGGTGTGCTGTTTGGTGGGATTAGCAGGCACAATACCACAAAAAACGTATGCCTGTTTAAGTTTCTCTAGGTCTGTCTGGTCCATGATAGTGAAAGCTGCAGAAAGAAACTTGCAAAAGGAGCTGTGCAGAGGATGGTGCtctgacacacactctctggagAGGCGGCGCATGCAATGAAACAGGTCCAGCTTGATGTCAATGTCGCTGTTGAACTTGCTGCGGGATGCACAGGTGTTGTTGAGGGGCCCTGAAGTTGCCTCAGCCACTAAATCATCAGTGGTTCTCCAGCAGTCCCAGAGGAGGTGCTCCTGGGGACCAGACTTTGCGACCCTGAAGGCTGCACAGCAGtccctgcacacacagagagaataaTGTTGAAGATGCACTTTGCTTTATTCAAGTTGCAGTAACAATAAATAAGTGAAAAGGGGAAGGTGGTGATTAGTTTTTACCTGTCAACCCATTGGTATTTGGCTTTGGGGATGTCTGCAGAGGTGTACCGGCAGGACAGCCCCTCGTACATGTGTTCCAAGGATCTGTCCCCCTCTGTCTGAAGCATGACCCAGGACAGGATCATCCAATTTTCATTCATTACAGCATATGATGACATGGTGCCTGAGGCAAGAACCACTTTCCGCGCCACCTTCCTGGTGTGGTCAGCTCTCAAGGCCTGACCGAATGTgccttggaggaggagaacaagggTGTCCTCCTGTCTGTGGAACTCCTGAATAAGGCACTCGACCAGGTAATGCCCCGATAACTTCACTCCGTGCCACCCATCCGCATACCCACCAAATAGAGCAGGAGTTGATGTTGCTCTCAATGCCCCTGTGATGGTTCGCTGTCCATACAGTCCACTCTCTCCATCCAGCACGTTCTTCACACTTTCCAGGTATGCCAAGTGTGCCCGCTCATATTTCAGGTGGAGAGCCTCATTTAACTGGTTGGCCATGTCATTTGGAGACTTTCCATAGCGCCGCAGCTCATCCATCAAAGTCTTACAAATTGCCTTTTTGAAGGTAAGGAAAGCTGGTAAGATCTTGGTGAATCGGCTCGGCAACATGTCCAACCATTGCGGCTTGTCTGCGTGCCAGAACTTGTTGCATCCTTTGCAACAGAGCCGTGACGCCAGGATATAATACTGGCCACTCAAGCCAATAATTACACGGGGTCGCCCAACCCCTGATGACACAATGAAAGGACTTCCACAGCCATAGAGACAGGGCAGAGTGTAATTGTTCTTGACTCGCTCCATTATGGTGTGATCTGGCTTCCATATAAAAAATGGATGGAGCTGGAAGTAGTTGGGCGATGGTAGTTTGTAAACACTGTCAATTAGTTCAGGCTGAGGTGGGTAACGCCACAAGGAGATCATGTTCATTGGATGTCTCACCGGTCGAGAACCTGGCCAAAGCCCCAAGGCCTCCATCTCGGTCTTCATCCATATTCTCTGATGGTGAAAGCAGTTCCAACGGATCACATCCTGGTCGTACCTTGGGAGTGGTGGATCAGGTGAACATGGTGCCGAGGGTGCTGCAGGAGGTGGATATGATGTTGAGGGTGCTGTAGACGACCTTGACGACGCCGACAGAGCAGGTACTCTAGACAGGGCAGAGGATGCTGGAGTAATGGAGAGtagtggagggagaggaagaagaaaaggggagagagaaaaaatgtgGACTAAAAGTTGTCAATGAAACAAACTTTGAATAAAGTTTGAAAGATTCCAACTTCAAAAGTTATACTGTAATGTGCATatatgcgcgtgcgtgcgtgtgtgtgtaggcaagAGAGATCCATGGCTCACCTGTGGCAACAGCAGGTGCTGTGGAACGAGCAGGTGTGGAACACATTGACCTCACAGGGAGTAAAGCTGTTGGATGAAATAGGATAGATTGAAAACAAAAAAGAGCATTATCCACATTCTGCTTAGGTAATGTGTAAAATCAGCTGTGAATTATACAacattatattgtattgtaaacatttacattgacaCAACACGGTGTTTGGCGCTGATGTTGTGTTCTTGCTTGAAGGCAACCCCAAGGCAAGCAACTCCGGAGGTACTGTCAAGGACATGTGTACATGACATGTATGAATACCCCATTTCATTTACATGTGTTAGCAACACTAGTACTGCATGCAAACTGGTAGAACACTGGTAGGACACTCTATGACATTAGGGGTGTGGTATTTTGGTTGTGTTTTCACTACACGGGTAATCCTCATCTTCATGTAGGACATGTGATGTAATTTCAACTGAATTTATCATATCTGCAATCTTGAtgtgcttctttttttgtaCATTGCTATACTAAACCCTTAATGGAtacaaaaacaagaacaaaaacaTGCAAATCAAGAACTGTACTTACCCTCAATGACGAGATATTAATGCCTTCAGTGTTAATGGAACAATTGAACACAGGCATTAGAAGAGGCCGGAACATGGCGTAACAAACAGGCCAGAACGTGGCTTAACCAACAAATAAACGTAGAACAGATGATCCGAATTCATGTCCGGACAatcagtagtactgtagtaagAATAAAACCTTTGACCACAGGGACTTCGACAACTTGGGAACCTGATGGCACAGTGCAGAAAAAAATGTTAGATAACAAGCGTGTATCATTTTACAAAACATTAAACAGCAATATAACttgacagtttgtgtgtgtgtgtgtgtgtgtgtgtgtgtgtgtgtgtgtgtgtgtgtgtgtgtgtgtgtgtgtgtgtgtgtgtgtgcgtgtgttgttctCACCAAGATGGCCTGGAATAGGTGTGGCTGGCATCTTTCTCTCCCATTCCTCAACTCCTTCCTCCGCTTAATTGAgaaaatgcaaacaaacaaaagttcACATTCATCTGGATGTGTATTATGACAAAAAtggatatatttatttttatcaggTTGCCTTGCACAGCTGACCTTGGAGTTTGGATGGGGATATAGAGAGCATCATCCTCTCcaactcatcatcatcctccattTCTGTGAAAGCTAGAACAAAGGCAAAGATAAGTGAGTTCACACACAACATTCTAATTTGACTAAATATGGTCACTTGTATTGTCAACACACCTGGGCAATGAGAGGCCGATGTTGCATGCCCAGAGGAAGCACGTCCCTCAGAAGCACTCTGCCTCTTCAGGTAGTCCTGGAGCCTAAACATTTTGCTGCCTGGCGTACACTGCTGTCGCAGGATAAACGCAGAAAATCCATCGTCTCTCCGCTTCCAAACATCCCTCCACGTCCTCTTCGTGTGAACCCCAAAACCAACTAGGTTATCCTCGTCATCCTTAGCTGGTGGTGTTACTACCTGACTGTCCAGATACAGCAGCAGGTCCTTGATCTCCTGGAAGCTGTAGCTGTACTGCAGGAGTGACAACAAGCTGTCCTTCTTGGGACCATCTGGCTTAAACTggcctgctctctcctcctccctgaccttCTTGATGAGGTATATTACGTACCCTACATCATTCTCTGCAAGCCACCGGAATAACTTTCCCTTGTATTTCCCAAACTGCAGGACATACTCCCCAAGCACCTCCTGCTTGTCTGATATATCGCCCCCTCTCATGAATACAACAGACCTGGCATTGTCTTTCACCCGGTCTTCATTCTGGGCCGCTGACTTGTCCTGGAGGTCAGGGTGGTCTTTAATCCTCTTAGCCCCGACTGATGGGTCTTGCCTCAAATACCCAGTCGGCCCTCTCCGGAAAGAAACCTTGAGCTTTCTCGGGAAAATAACCCTTACTTTCATGCTGGCTGAAATAAACACTACTTTGTGTCTGTGAGTTGCAGGAGCTGCACACAATTTAAGGGGTGCAAAGGCTGCTAGAAAGATGGAGAAAAATAgtaggagagaaggaaagaagaggatagaaaaataattaaacataacaaaacagaTGATAATACTAATAATTAATGACACCATGTCATTGATTGATGTGATGTCTGATAGTAATAGACAGTAAGTTAAACTGGCTCAAACATTAAAAGACATACATTGGTAGTACTATACACAGCAAAGAACGGACCAAAAGTAGATTGATATACAACGTTAACGTTGCATATGACTACTGTACATCAAATCGATCGTCAATACTATATATTCTCTATAGTATTGACGATCGAAAATACTATATATTCTCCTACGTACCATTTCAGTTTTGAAGCAGCATCGCGTTTTACCATCCAGctaaaaagtgtaggcctatccTATATGAAGGTCCGCGATAGTGTTGTTGACAGGTAAGACCATTGTAATAACCTAACCTAAATAACGGAAACTCGGGACAGCGCCAAATGTCCACCAGCGCCAAATGTCCACCAGTGGCAGGAAATATATTACATCCGTACTGTTAAGAACTACCATTGAGAATGAATGGGGAAAGTTAAGGAAGTTAAGCTTAACCATTTTCGGCTCCCGCGCAGGAGACGGGGGTTCAATTCCCCGACGGCGGGAAAGGGATATTTACCCACAGTGCCGAACACATTCAACTTGGCGTTATTTGAGATGCATGAGGTGTCTGTTAGCAAGACGAGGCCATTGATAActtgacatcatcatcatcatcgcctaCTACCCCTTCTGGGGCTTAGGCCGCAAACAAGAGTTCTCCATGCATCCCGGTCCTGGGCCAACATCTCAAGCTGTCCCCAAGTGTAGCCCATTTTCTTGGCGTCTGTCTCCAAGTCTCTACGCCAGGTGTTTCGCGGCCgacctctctttcttttcccttGGGGATTCCACTTGAGGGACTGTCTTGTGGTGTTTGTGGCTGGTTTACGGAGAGTATGGCCTATCCATCTCCAACGTCGTTGGAGGATCTCTTCGTCCGCTGGCTTTTGGCTGGTACGTTCCCACAGTTCTTTGTTGCTGATGGTGTTAGGCCAGTGGATCTGGAGGATTCGTCGCAGGCAGGTATTGATGAATGACTGgattttgtttgttgtattCACCGTAGTCCTCCATGTCTCAGCACCGTAGAGTAGGACTGACTTCACATTGCTGTTAAAGATCTTGATCTTTGTTGTGATGGCCAGGTCTTTTGCGCTCCAGATGTTTTTTAGTTGGAGGTACGCAACTCTGGCCTTGCCAATCCTGACTCTCACATCTGCATCTGTTCCACCCTGCTTGTTGACAATGCTGCCAAGGTAGGTGAACTCCTCAGTCTCCTCCAGAGCTTCGCCTTCCAGCATGATGGGTGCAGTGTTGGCAGAGTTGACTCTCATGACTTTGCTCTTCCCTCGGTGGATGTTGAGACCGAGGCGAGCAGAGTTGGTGGCGATGGTGCTGGTCTTTTCCTGCATCTGCTGCTGGGTATGAGAGAGAAGGGCCAAGTCATCTGCAAAGTCCAGGTCTTCGAGCTGCGCCCACATTGTCCACTGTATGCCGTTTTTCCTTCCTGCTGTGGATTGCTTCATTACCCAATCCATTGCCAGCAGGAACAAGAATGGCGATAGTAGGCACCCCTGTCTCACTCCAGTTTGTACACTGAAAGCACTACATGAACTACATAGAGGCCCTTGCATtagaagcagaagaagcagcTAGACATGGGAATCTGAAGGACCTGTATGACACCACCAAAAAGCTGGCAGGAAAGACCAG
It encodes:
- the LOC115541717 gene encoding uncharacterized protein LOC115541717, coding for MCSTPARSTAPAVATASSALSRVPALSASSRSSTAPSTSYPPPAAPSAPCSPDPPLPRYDQDVIRWNCFHHQRIWMKTEMEALGLWPGSRPVRHPMNMISLWRYPPQPELIDSVYKLPSPNYFQLHPFFIWKPDHTIMERVKNNYTLPCLYGCGSPFIVSSGVGRPRVIIGLSGQYYILASRLCCKGCNKFWHADKPQWLDMLPSRFTKILPAFLTFKKAICKTLMDELRRYGKSPNDMANQLNEALHLKYERAHLAYLESVKNVLDGESGLYGQRTITGALRATSTPALFGGYADGWHGVKLSGHYLVECLIQEFHRQEDTLVLLLQGTFGQALRADHTRKVARKVVLASGTMSSYAVMNENWMILSWVMLQTEGDRSLEHMYEGLSCRYTSADIPKAKYQWVDRDCCAAFRVAKSGPQEHLLWDCWRTTDDLVAEATSGPLNNTCASRSKFNSDIDIKLDLFHCMRRLSRECVSEHHPLHSSFCKFLSAAFTIMDQTDLEKLKQAYVFCGIVPANPTKQHTKEHCRTRIPGPQELLERVERVLQRFHLESDPDGIPLFKPSMLTVWRIQRFHIHRGCLSDPEVAEGILYRYGGTVQLNHVKGEGATVPLWIPVRGTSQQEGFHFHQAKWVTGNKVSTELFQAQGMIGVARWNFKRLVDLKLPDVKLPAVFDPVLMMELNKLSEVLTGHAKYPALRVSHTDTGERFGLQYLEPGCRPVPLDCSKHKTQKVPVAGEREHHSSEPSLLSETFTEDPSEETREEWPNPHSHSKFKFSQSQ
- the LOC115542113 gene encoding uncharacterized protein LOC115542113, producing the protein MPMSASPRAARTGPVKAGGLLFVLDHSRWTQPMRDAIDGLLAKHHGQKDLLTKVDAEYAALVLAASRDPNNLLHPTTKQHISRYVKHQAKLMNRSSCLNTSPEKLLETQELWHHLTEGSETVCVPVVTLPPAPVNPPSSKSQEPSLTKAEIENLVKELVQKQQQQQQQQQQQPVPKKIRNCLACGQPKSRYLGDGSSIHFFYQAGKVKYFYCSTKMHRTYVAEGLTDPRMEFLDFAATPFFKRELEAAKQRSAESRQVTEERGKRKAMEQLPTGRLSRFCHKPIKQGPGGRHTHTGFPGVTGKYVYCPSKVFHLYQSEGMTSEMSWEEFCQSPFYETEKKRWVAEKGR